Proteins encoded together in one Carassius auratus strain Wakin chromosome 32, ASM336829v1, whole genome shotgun sequence window:
- the LOC113052118 gene encoding large neutral amino acids transporter small subunit 2-like, whose translation MTDGPRQRGSAAPSTSEEGAADTGKASGESSVGLKKEIGLVSACGIIVGNIIGSGIFVSPKGVLENASSVGLALIVWIITGIITAIGALCYAELGVTIPKSGGDYSYVKDIFGGLAGFLRLWIAVLVIYPTNQAVIALTFSNYVLQPLFPTCFPPENGLRLLAAICLLLLTWVNCSSVRWATRVQDVFTAGKLLALILIIIMGIVQICKGEYYWLEPANAFEPFQDYDVGLIALAFLQGSFAYGGWNFLNYVTEELVDPYVNLPRAIFISIPLVTFVYVFANIAYVTAMSPQELLASNAVAVTFGEKLLGVMSWIMPISVALSTFGGVNGSLFTSSRLFFAGAREGHLPSLLAMIHVKRCTPIPALLFTCISTLLMLCTSDMYTLINYVGFINYLFYGVTVAGQIVLRVKQPDMHRPIKISLVWPVIYLLFWAFLLIFSLYSEPVVCGIGLAIMLTGVPVYYLAVYWDNKPQCFNTFVDKVTYLGQKFCVVVYPMEDEKKNEKSGEEIELKEQSVPMSAEDEQTPKSADC comes from the exons ATGACGGATGGACCGAGACAAAGAGGCAGCGCGGCCCCGAGCACCAGCGAGGAGGGAGCCGCAGACACCGGGAAAGCCTCTGGAGAGTCATCAGTGGGGCTGAAGAAGGAGATTGGTCTCGTCAGTGCTTGTGGCATTATTGTCG GAAATATTATTGGCTCTGGAATCTTTGTCAGTCCAAAGGGAGTGTTGGAAAATGCCAGTTCAGTGGGCCTGGCCCTCATTGTATGGATCATCACAGGCATTATAACAGCGATCGGAGCTCTCTGCTACGCTGAGCTGGGTGTTACTATCCCCAAATCTGGAGGGGACTACTCTTACGTCAAGGACATCTTCGGAGGGCTGGCAGG GTTTTTGCGGTTGTGGATTGCTGTGTTGGTGATCTACCCCACTAACCAGGCGGTTATTGCCCTCACCTTCTCCAACTACGTCCTGCAGCCTCTGTTCCCCACCTGCTTCCCCCCCGAGAACGGTCTGCGTCTGCTCGCTGCCATCTGCTTGT TGCTGCTGACTTGGGTGAACTGCTCTAGTGTGCGCTGGGCAACACGAGTGCAGGATGTCTTCACTGCAGGGAAACTTCTGGCCCTCATTCTTATCATCATCATGGGCATCGTACAGATCTGCAAGG GCGAGTATTACTGGTTGGAGCCTGCCAATGCTTTCGAGCCTTTTCAAGACTATGATGTCGGTCTGATTGCATTAGCATTTCTACAGGGGTCCTTCGCCTATGGCGGCTGGAATTTCCTCAATTATGTTACAGAGGAACTGGTCGACCCATACGT GAACCTTCCCCGTGCTATCTTCATCTCCATTCCCCTCGTGACCTTTGTGTATGTTTTTGCTAACATTGCTTACGTCACTGCCATGAGCCCTCAGGAGCTGCTGGCTTCAAATGCTGTAGCTGTG ACATTTGGTGAGAAGCTGTTGGGAGTGATGTCATGGATCATGCCCATCTCTGTGGCCTTGTCCACATTTGGGGGGGTCAACGGCTCCCTCTTCACCTCCTCTCG GTTGTTCTTTGCGGGTGCACGTGAAGGTCATCTGCCTAGCTTACTGGCTATGATTCATGTGAAGCGCTGCACCCCAATTCCAGCCCTACTCTTCACT TGCATCTCAACACTTCTGATGCTATGCACCAGTGACATGTACACACTCATCAACTATGTGGGTTTCATCAACTACCTCTTCTATGGTGTCACGGTTGCGGGGCAGATTGTGCTGCGTGTTAAACAACCAGATATGCACCGGCCAATTAAA ATCAGTCTGGTGTGGCCTGTCATCTACCTGCTGTTCTGGGCCTTTCTGCTGATCTTCTCTCTGTACTCGGAGCCCGTGGTGTGTGGCATTGGCTTGGCCATCATGCTTACTGGAGTCCCTGTCTATTACTTGGCCGTGTACTGGGACAACAAACCCCAGTGCTTCAATACATTTGTTG ACAAGGTGACATACCTGGGTCAGAAGTTTTGTGTAGTGGTCTACCCgatggaggatgagaagaagAACGAGAAGTCTGGAGAAGAGATCGAACTGAAGGAGCAGTCGGTTCCAATGTCAGCAGAAGATGAGCAGACACCGAAATCAGCTGACTGCTGA
- the LOC113052120 gene encoding NEDD8, which yields MLIKVKTLTGKEIEIDIEPTDKVERIKERVEEKEGIPPQQQRLIYSGKQMNDEKTAADYKIQGGSVLHLVLALRGGRVQQHPSSLLASM from the exons ATGCTGATTAAAGTCAAG acactcACTGGCAAAGAAATCGAGATCGACATCGAGCCTACAGACAAG GTGGAGAGAATAAAAGAGAGAGTGGAGGAGAAAGAGGGAATCCCACCCCAGCAACAGAGACTCATCTACAGTGGAAAACAGAT GAATGATGAGAAAACGGCAGCTGATTATAAGATCCAGGGGGGCTCTGTGCTGCATCTGGTTCTTGCACTGAGAGGTGGGCGGGTCCAGCAGCATCCCAGCAGCCTCCTCGCATCTATGTAA